ATCTTGGGGGGCTGCTCACCTGTCCCCCTTGTCCGAGCCCTCAGGCACCGGGCTGCCCTGGATGGCTGACTTCAGCATCACGTAGTCCCGGATGTCCGAGGGGATGAAGATGTACTTCAGGTCCTGCCGCGGGGACACAGAGGTGGCACTTGAGGGGGCTTTGGGGCACTGCCCACACCAGGAGGGCGAGGGCTGAGGGCTCCTGAGACAGGGAGCAACACACAGTTTGGGGTCACCTCCTCAACAAGCCCCCGGGGTCGCACCTTGGCCTGGGGTATCTGGGTGAAGCCGTACTCCTCGTAGGCGATGAGCGAGTTCTTCATGGTGTTCACCGTGAAGCCGTAGAAGGAGATCTTGGTCCCGACGTCCTCCTCGAAGCCTTTGATGACGGCACCGTTGAGCCTGCAGGAAAAGCGTGGGACGCGTACCCAGGGCTGgcctccccccagcacccaccgccccgTCCTGCCCGCCACGCGCCCGCACCTGAAGACCAGGTCGTGCGCATCGATGGCCTTGCCCTGCCGCGAGCCGTTGAGGATGCCGCCGTTGCCCACCACGGCGCAGCGGACGCAGCCCCCCGGGAAGGCGTCCCGGTCGAAGAGGTGCCTGTTGGCGGAGGTGTTGAGGAGCCGGAGGGTGCTGCCCACCACTGCGAAGGAGCGGGACGGGGCCCGTCAGCGGGGACAGGGTGCGCAGCAGCCCATGTCGGCACCGGCGCGCAAAGCACGCACAGACAAGCTCGCACATGAGCGCGTCCAGGAGCAGCACGCGAGGCTGCTCGCACCATCCTCGTGccggtgggatggggggacacCAGCCAGCCCCTCCTCTCCCAGGTGCGGGGTCCCCCCTCGTAGCCCCCCATGTACCTAATCCCACTCCAGGCAGCGGCCGTCGGAGGCTGCGCGAGGCACGGGGATGCTTCCGGAcatctccagccccagccctgcggatgccgctgcccacgctgcccacgTCCCTTCCCGACAATGTCTCCTTGCAAATGCCACCAGCTCGCTCCCCCCCACCGTCCCCAGCCCAGGGACGGGggccggtggctgctgggcagagcaCAGAGTGGGTTTGGGGCAGAAGGGCGAAATCTCCGTCCACAACAATGGAGCGGGCTGTCCGAGCTCCTCCGGCCCCGGTTCATAACCGTGCACACACTGGAGCTTTTATTCGGGGAAAATGTCACAAGACGCAGCAAGCGGCGTTCGCGAAGCCGTCCCCTCCGTCCCACACCCTGCGAGGTGGACTGGGGAGGGATGGAGTGCCCCGGctcctccgcagggctgctctgcccgcCCTGCGTCTTCAGCCCcttctgctgggggctggggcccCTCGAGCTGCCCTGCGCCCTCCCATCGCCCCCCTGCCCCATCCGCTGCCCCCCGCGCTGGCGGTGCCCCTACCTGCGTGGGACAAGCCCTGCCAGCCGTAGGGGACGTGCCGCGTCTTCAGCCTGTCCCAGGTCTGCGGGGTGAAGTGCTGGTCCCACATCAGCACGGGGGTGTCGAAGCGGAAGATCTCCCCAAACCTGGGGTCTGCCTTCGCCCTGGCCGTCACCGAGCGGAGGCACGGGCTCGGCTGGGAGGGACGGGGACCTCAGCTCAGGCTGCAGCCCGGGTCCACCTTCCCTCCAACGCCTCCACCCCTCAGCAGGCACCGAGGAGAGGACAAACCCGGGGACAGGAATACTCCTTGTCCATCCCGGGTCACCCAGGCAGGGCACGGCCGCACGCCTCGGTTTTCTGCAGCAAACCCCTCTGGTTCCCGGCTCGCGTGGGCAGAGGGACCAGGGCTCACAGAGCCGCCCGCAAGCACGAGCCCCACGACAGACCGAGCACCTTCGAGTGCGGGCACCCCGCTGAAGGCCTTCGCCGTGCGAGAACAGCCCCGGAGCCTCGCAGAGCCGGGCTCACCCTCCCGAGTCCCCAGCCCAGGCTGGTGGCCCGGGCATCCCGGCGCTGGAGGCAGCGGGCGATGCTGGCTCCGACCTCCGGAGCGGAGAATCGCTCGGGGAgctgcggcggcggcagcggggcggccgggggagaCCCACGTGCATGGAGATGGACGGAGGGGGCTGCTCCTCGACACCCCCCAACCCCCTTCCAGCCAGCGCTGCTCCTCCTCCGTGTCCCCACCAACAGACCCAGCGAGCAGCGGCACCGGGGACGCTAACGATCGCCTCGCTAACGGTTACCTGCTTTCTGCTGGGCTTGGGCTCCTCCAGCGCGGCGGAGGGCTTCGAGGACGTCCCACTGCAACGGGGAACAGACAGTGGGGTTAACCCCCATCGCCCGGGCGCTGGGGAACCCCACAGCGGGAGGGGGCTCCCGGCTCGCGCCGGGGGCTGCGCACGCCTCCCCCCTCACCTCTCCGAGCCGCCATCGAGGGTCTCTCCGCGGCCACCGGCCCGGCGTGATGTCCCCGGCATGGCCAGCGCCAGCGGCTCCGGCTGCGGtgggctggaggagaagctggcGGGGGCTCAGGGGACCGCAGCACCCCGACACCCCCCGTCCTGCGAGAGCCACGGGGCAGGACCCCAGCACCTCCGCTCAGCCCCGCTGCGCCCACCCCCCCGTTGGCCTGTCCTTCTGCAAGTGGGGAGCCACAGATGTGCAAAATACCGGACTGATGCAGAAAGCAGCTGCCGTCTGCTGGTGGGtcccaccccaggaccccaccaacccagccccacacccagccccgccTGCAGCCTCGGGGGGCCCTGCCAAGACCTCCTGGCGCCTCCAATCATTCGTCACAGAATCACTTtggttgggaaagacctttagGATCGTTGAGTCCGACCgttcccaccacccctcccctcCCGAGCGCgacggggacggggctgggaccCCTTTAGTGGCTGCGCTGGAGAAGCAATCGGCAgcgggggtctgggggctctCGGGGTGCAGGCCCTCTGCCACGGGGCCGTGCCCTGGTCCTTCACTTAGCGCTGGCGGACGGAGGTCGGGGCGTCCCACCCTGAGCACCTCGGGGAGCACCTCCGGGGGCCCTGCAGAGCAGACCCGGcctgccgggggggctgggggccgggcaGGGTCGCAGCCTGGCGAGCAGGAGGTGGGAGCCCACCGGCGGGGAACAGATTCCCATTCATCCCCACACAGAAGGGCCCTTcagagccccccgcgccgcccccggccccgccggcaggTGCTGTGGCCAGAGGGGGGGCATTGTGGAGGGGACAAGGGCCCCCTTGTCACCGCACCCCTGCCTGGGGGCCGGGCACAGGTAGAGGCAGGTGGGGAGCGGAGCTCTGTCGTCCCCCCCCGCTGCGATGGGCGTTGGGTTTCTGTCCCTGCCGCAGCGCCGGTCGACGCCGGCAGCGCCCACAGCCCTGCCGGGAGCGGATCCAGACCTGTCTGCCACCAAAACACCGCCGCACGCCACGCCGGGGTACGGCACGGTGCGGGGGGACAGCCCTGTGCCCGGCTGCAGCGCGTCCCCAGGCGCGGGCGGCGAGTCGGGGCCAAGCGGGCATCGCCCCAGCAGCGCCGGGCAGGGGATGCCGAGGGCGCGGGCGTCCGCGCCGCGCAggggctgagctctgccagcaccccagGGCAGCTCCTCACCTCCAACCGGCGCGTCTCGCCCCGCTGCCCCACGAAAAGCCAGCTCCCCCGCAGAGCCCACCCGCTccggcccgggggtccccggctcagccctgccccatgGCCATGTCCTGCCCCCCAAACGCGCCAGAGCCAGCGTGCTGGGTGCAGGAGTGCTGACACCGGGGCTGACACCAGGGCTGGCCCCCGAGCTGGCGAGGGGTCAGGCACGGCGCTGCGCCCGCTGCCCCCCACTCATCCCTGAGCGAGGGCAAAGCCCCGGGAGGGTCTCAGTGGGACCGAGCCGTCCCAGGCAGCGGCAGCGTTCTGCGGCGCCTTTCTGGCGTTATCACCGCCGGCATCGGAACAGACCCAGCCCCACCACGCCCGGTGGTTCCGCCGGCTTGGGgccgggagcagagctgccctgccagGTCTGCGCAGCGAGGCGCCGGCTGGGATCGGCACCCAAAGGCTCCCAGACCTCCTGGTGACGCTGGAGGCTGCTCCATCAGCCACCGCTGCCGG
Above is a window of Opisthocomus hoazin isolate bOpiHoa1 chromosome 21, bOpiHoa1.hap1, whole genome shotgun sequence DNA encoding:
- the ST6GALNAC2 gene encoding alpha-N-acetylgalactosaminide alpha-2,6-sialyltransferase 2 isoform X5, translated to MGSPRWRRLWLLLLAALPPSLLLCGQRRGPAGPPASGTSSKPSAALEEPKPSRKQPSPCLRSVTARAKADPRFGEIFRFDTPVLMWDQHFTPQTWDRLKTRHVPYGWQGLSHAVVGSTLRLLNTSANRHLFDRDAFPGGCVRCAVVGNGGILNGSRQGKAIDAHDLVFRLNGAVIKGFEEDVGTKISFYGFTVNTMKNSLIAYEEYGFTQIPQAKDLKYIFIPSDIRDYVMLKSAIQGSPVPEGSDKGDRPQKYFGLEVSAEKFKLLHPDFLQYLTARLVAAQHQSAVPVLPRHWNHFCRALCRSSREVPAVGAPGHAVRRALHAQHRRAHAPHRAPRLRPGQCLRVHHRQLRAVLGPLLRAGEEAAGVLRQP
- the ST6GALNAC2 gene encoding alpha-N-acetylgalactosaminide alpha-2,6-sialyltransferase 2 isoform X4 yields the protein MGSPRWRRLWLLLLAALPPSLLLCGQRRGPAGPPASFSSSPPQPEPLALAMPGTSRRAGGRGETLDGGSESGTSSKPSAALEEPKPSRKQPSPCLRSVTARAKADPRFGEIFRFDTPVLMWDQHFTPQTWDRLKTRHVPYGWQGLSHAVVGSTLRLLNTSANRHLFDRDAFPGGCVRCAVVGNGGILNGSRQGKAIDAHDLVFRLNGAVIKGFEEDVGTKISFYGFTVNTMKNSLIAYEEYGFTQIPQAKDLKYIFIPSDIRDYVMLKSAIQGSPVPEGSDKGDRPQKYFGLEVSAEKFKLLHPDFLQYLTARLVAAQHQSAVPVLPRHWNHFCRALCRSSRERSSVRMNRRRGGAQRDCLFLPFVNAGAWAGAISSSREVPCGSSQ
- the ST6GALNAC2 gene encoding alpha-N-acetylgalactosaminide alpha-2,6-sialyltransferase 2 isoform X1 yields the protein MGSPRWRRLWLLLLAALPPSLLLCGQRRGPAGPPASFSSSPPQPEPLALAMPGTSRRAGGRGETLDGGSESGTSSKPSAALEEPKPSRKQPSPCLRSVTARAKADPRFGEIFRFDTPVLMWDQHFTPQTWDRLKTRHVPYGWQGLSHAVVGSTLRLLNTSANRHLFDRDAFPGGCVRCAVVGNGGILNGSRQGKAIDAHDLVFRLNGAVIKGFEEDVGTKISFYGFTVNTMKNSLIAYEEYGFTQIPQAKDLKYIFIPSDIRDYVMLKSAIQGSPVPEGSDKGDRPQKYFGLEVSAEKFKLLHPDFLQYLTARLVAAQHQSAVPVLPRHWNHFCRALCRSSREVPAVGAPGHAVRRALHAQHRRAHAPHRAPRLRPGQCLRVHHRQLRAVLGPLLRAGEEAAGVLRQP
- the ST6GALNAC2 gene encoding alpha-N-acetylgalactosaminide alpha-2,6-sialyltransferase 2 isoform X3; the protein is MGSPRWRRLWLLLLAALPPSLLLCGQRRGPAGPPASFSSSPPQPEPLALAMPGTSRRAGGRGETLDGGSESGTSSKPSAALEEPKPSRKQPSPCLRSVTARAKADPRFGEIFRFDTPVLMWDQHFTPQTWDRLKTRHVPYGWQGLSHAVVGSTLRLLNTSANRHLFDRDAFPGGCVRCAVVGNGGILNGSRQGKAIDAHDLVFRLNGAVIKGFEEDVGTKISFYGFTVNTMKNSLIAYEEYGFTQIPQAKDLKYIFIPSDIRDYVMLKSAIQGSPVPEGSDKGDRPQKYFGLEVSAEKFKLLHPDFLQYLTARFLRSELLGTRYGALYMPSTGALMLLTALHACDRVSAYGFITANYEQFSDHYYELEKKPLVFYANHDMMLEAALWKSLHRAGIMTLYQR
- the ST6GALNAC2 gene encoding alpha-N-acetylgalactosaminide alpha-2,6-sialyltransferase 2 isoform X2 — its product is MGSPRWRRLWLLLLAALPPSLLLCGQRRGPAGPPASPPQPEPLALAMPGTSRRAGGRGETLDGGSESGTSSKPSAALEEPKPSRKQPSPCLRSVTARAKADPRFGEIFRFDTPVLMWDQHFTPQTWDRLKTRHVPYGWQGLSHAVVGSTLRLLNTSANRHLFDRDAFPGGCVRCAVVGNGGILNGSRQGKAIDAHDLVFRLNGAVIKGFEEDVGTKISFYGFTVNTMKNSLIAYEEYGFTQIPQAKDLKYIFIPSDIRDYVMLKSAIQGSPVPEGSDKGDRPQKYFGLEVSAEKFKLLHPDFLQYLTARLVAAQHQSAVPVLPRHWNHFCRALCRSSREVPAVGAPGHAVRRALHAQHRRAHAPHRAPRLRPGQCLRVHHRQLRAVLGPLLRAGEEAAGVLRQP